The genomic stretch TGTTTTTTGGCTACGGTATGGAGGCGTGGCTGCCGCCATTATTTTTGCTGCTGTCTTTTTATTCGTACTGCTGGTGCAGCAAAAAAAAACCATGGTGGTCATATCCACAGAAGGCGTGATGTTGAAACGGGTATTCCGGGAAACAAAATATCCCTGGCAGAAACTCGATCATGTTATTTTAAAAGACGGGCTGCTTACCATTGACCTTGCCTCAAACAGGATGATACAGGCTGAACTGGCGGAAGAGAATAAAGCGGTTGATGAAACGGAGTTCAACAGGTTTTGCAAACAGCATCTGCAAAACAACACCTAACTTGCAACAGCTTAAGAACATGCTAACACAAAGCCCTTATATATTATACTCCGACGGTAACGGAAATATTTTTGAAGACAGATCGCTGTACGTTACGGGCCGCAGCGGCTGGGATGCTTTGCCGGTACCAACGGATGAATGGATCGAATTGCCGGGCGGCGGGAATTTATATGAATTGCCCGGCCGCAAAGGGATCGGGATCGATGTGCGGACAGGGGAGATGCGGCTTTGTGAAAAGGGCTGGGCAGTGGCAGCCTTTATTCCGCCGGCACATACAGGCTTGTACATGTCGGCATACGAAACAGAAAAAGATGCACCCACGCTGCCGTTGTTCTGTTATACTGCTGCCGGCTGGCTGGATGAAAAGATATATGTTCCGGCTGTGCGTATTGAACAGGACGTACGGCAGGAAGCCGCTGGCTACGACGATGCATTGATCGAAGCGGGCGCACAGCATTTATTAAATGCATACCCGCACAACCGGCTGGTAAAACATTTGATGGAGAACTGCTGCATGACCTATACCTGTCCTGCTGCAAGGAACCTGGCCATCGGCAGGTGGGAGTGCCCGGTACCTGTTTCTCCTGCATGCAACGCAAACTGCATCGGCTGTATCTCCTTTCAGCCCGAAGAAGAAACGATATTCAGTACACAGGACCGGTTAACGTTCAAACCCACTGCCGAAGAGATCGTTGAATTTACCGTGCCGCACCTGGAGACGGCGCCCTTTCCCATCATCAGTTTTGGCCAGGGCTGTGAAGGAGAACCGATATTGATGTGGGAGACCATCCGGGATGCCATCATTGAAATACGAAAGCATACAAAGAAAGGAAGCATCAATATAAATACGAACGGCAGCAGGCCCGATGCAGTAAAAGAATTATGTGAAGCGGGATTGAACAGCATACGGGTAAGCACCAATTCGGCCAGGGAAAAAATCTATACGCCTTATTACCGCCCCAATAACTATACATTTAATGATCTTATTGAAAGTCTGAAAGTGGTACGCAGTTATGGCGGGTGGACGAGCATCAACTATTTTGTCTTCCCCGGCATGACGGACAGCATCGAAGAATACGAAGCGTTAAGAAAACTGATCAAAGAAACGGATCTCTGCATGATACAGTGGCGCAATTTCAATATTGACCCCGACTGGTATCTCGGGAAGACCGGCGTTACCGAAACAGGGGAGTGTATGGGAGTTAAACAGATGATGGAACTGATCCGGGAAGAATTCCCCGGTTTAAAATACGGTTACTTCAACCCTTCGATGGAAAGGATCAAAGGGAATTTTGAAGTTGATTATGCACATTGATCTAATACCTCAGGAACAATTTCATATAAATGGTATAATCATTCATGGATTGCCATTCGGAACTTGCCTTTGATTTAAAAATATATTCACCTCTTTCCGTTCCTGCAAATGAAAAATAACAGCTGCTGCCTGTTTTACTGCGGCAGTTAAGTACTTCAAAACTTACAAAGATCTCATTCTCGTGAATGTGAGATCCCTGTTGCGGAGGTCAAACTCCGGGGCTTTATCATCGAGGGTAAGTTTATGGATGGTGGTGGCAATGGAATCTTCGAAGATCTCTTCACCGGGTAACCCATTCTCTACGCTTCGTATATGAAGGCGTATCAGGCAGGTGTCGCACAGGTTATTCACTTTGAAACGGATCTTATCGATCTTGTATTCTTCATAGGGCAGGTTAAAGATCCGCCCGATCTCACCCCCGGGATTCCCGCTGTTCCAGCTCCGGATATAACCCACCGATTCCAGCCTGGAACCCTGCACATCCTGTGTACTGAATGCTTTTACGGTAACGTTCTGCAGGGTCTTTGTTTTTTCTTTTAAAACAAATTCTGTTCTGTTCATGGCGGCCGGTAAAGGCAGTCTCAGTGTTTCAAAACCCACCATCGAGATCAAAAGGGTATCGTCTTTTCTGAGGGCGGGTACAGCCAGGGTGAAATTCCCGGAACGGTCTGATGAACTTCTTTGCTGTTGCCTGGCCAGTTCAATAGTTGCAAAAGCAGCAGGCCTGTTATCTTTCTCATAAACAACCCGGCCTTTAATAACACCCGGTTGCGATTGAACAGGGGAGCTGATGAAAGCAAGGCAAATGATGAGGATTAAAAAAAATACAGGAAAGCTTTTCCGGCAACACTTCATGATGGACAACGGGTTAAATTTCTTTTGTACGAGAGTGCAATGCTAACTTAAAAAAAAATATATTCCGTCCATAACTGTTTAAAAAGGATGAGTGGTATTATTTTTTTCAGTTATCAGAATGCATTTCAAAAATATTTTTAATACCCGGCCAGTTTCGGATAATCAAGTGCCAGCCTGCAAAAAGTTTTTACACCGATGAATAAGCGGCTGTCGTCGATCATGAATTCGGGGGTATGATGCGGGGGCGCCAGTTTTGGATCATTGCCAACGGGCATTCCGCCAAAATAAAAAAAGAATGCAGGCGCTTTGGTCCCGAAGTAACTGAAATCTTCGGCGCCGGTCACCCATCCCATCGGCCGTACATTATCTTTTCCTGCTGCAGCCTGCAGGGAAGGGATCATTTTTTCTGCAAGGGCAGGATCATTGTAGGTAACCAGGGTTTTTTCAATAAAATTCACTTCAGCAGTTGCATTGGATGCCTCGGCAATTTTTGCTGCCGTCTGTTTCATTCTTTCCTGCACTTCCTGCAGCATTTTACTGTCAAGGGTACGCAGTGTCCCTTCCAGCATGGCTTCTTCGGGAATGATATTGAAGCGTACGCCGCTGTTGAATTTGGCAACAGTGATCACAACAGGCGCTTTAGTAAGGTCCATCTGCCGGCTTACAATATGCTGGAATCCTTCAATGATCTGTGCAGCTATAGCGATCGGGTCGATCCCCAGCCAGGGTTGAGAGCCGTGAGAGGATCTGCCTTTTACATTCACCGTGAACTGGTGGGCAGAAGCCATGAATGCACCGGTCTTGTACTGGATATCCCCGGCAGGTATCCATGATTCAATATGCATTCCAAAGACGGCGTCTACTTTGGGGTTATCCATCACCCCTTCTTTGACCATTAACCCGGCACCGCCTTCTTCTCCCTCCGGGGGCCCTTCTTCGGCAGGCTGAAAAATGAATTTTATAGTACCGCGGATGTCATTCTTCATGCCCGAAAGGATCCTGGCAGCACCGATCAGCATCGCCACGTGTGCATCGTGGCCGCACGCGTGCATGACAGGTACTTTTTTACCCAGGTAATCCGTACTGTCTTTTGAAGCATAGGGAATATTCACCCTTTCTTTTACGGGCAGCGCATCCATGTCTGCCCGCAGTGCAATACATGGGCCTGGCTTAGTCCCTTTTAAAATAGCTACCACTCCTGTTTTACCTACCCCGGTCTTTATTTC from Chitinophagaceae bacterium encodes the following:
- a CDS encoding carboxypeptidase-like regulatory domain-containing protein, yielding MKCCRKSFPVFFLILIICLAFISSPVQSQPGVIKGRVVYEKDNRPAAFATIELARQQQRSSSDRSGNFTLAVPALRKDDTLLISMVGFETLRLPLPAAMNRTEFVLKEKTKTLQNVTVKAFSTQDVQGSRLESVGYIRSWNSGNPGGEIGRIFNLPYEEYKIDKIRFKVNNLCDTCLIRLHIRSVENGLPGEEIFEDSIATTIHKLTLDDKAPEFDLRNRDLTFTRMRSL
- a CDS encoding radical SAM protein; protein product: MLTQSPYILYSDGNGNIFEDRSLYVTGRSGWDALPVPTDEWIELPGGGNLYELPGRKGIGIDVRTGEMRLCEKGWAVAAFIPPAHTGLYMSAYETEKDAPTLPLFCYTAAGWLDEKIYVPAVRIEQDVRQEAAGYDDALIEAGAQHLLNAYPHNRLVKHLMENCCMTYTCPAARNLAIGRWECPVPVSPACNANCIGCISFQPEEETIFSTQDRLTFKPTAEEIVEFTVPHLETAPFPIISFGQGCEGEPILMWETIRDAIIEIRKHTKKGSININTNGSRPDAVKELCEAGLNSIRVSTNSAREKIYTPYYRPNNYTFNDLIESLKVVRSYGGWTSINYFVFPGMTDSIEEYEALRKLIKETDLCMIQWRNFNIDPDWYLGKTGVTETGECMGVKQMMELIREEFPGLKYGYFNPSMERIKGNFEVDYAH
- a CDS encoding amidohydrolase translates to MSKMYNLKITLMLSLVCPYANSQDVYPAVAKKAEELQPRLAEWRRHIHQNPELGNREYKTAAYIVEQLNGLGLEIKTGVGKTGVVAILKGTKPGPCIALRADMDALPVKERVNIPYASKDSTDYLGKKVPVMHACGHDAHVAMLIGAARILSGMKNDIRGTIKFIFQPAEEGPPEGEEGGAGLMVKEGVMDNPKVDAVFGMHIESWIPAGDIQYKTGAFMASAHQFTVNVKGRSSHGSQPWLGIDPIAIAAQIIEGFQHIVSRQMDLTKAPVVITVAKFNSGVRFNIIPEEAMLEGTLRTLDSKMLQEVQERMKQTAAKIAEASNATAEVNFIEKTLVTYNDPALAEKMIPSLQAAAGKDNVRPMGWVTGAEDFSYFGTKAPAFFFYFGGMPVGNDPKLAPPHHTPEFMIDDSRLFIGVKTFCRLALDYPKLAGY